The Halobacterium hubeiense genome contains the following window.
CAGAGGTAGAGCACGAGGAACACGCAGATGAGCGCGAACGCGGTCAGCATCGCGGCGCGGTGTTTCCGGACGTCACCGCGCTTGATGAACGCCGCGCCCGCCAGCAGGCTGGTGAGGGCGAGCGTGTTCACGACGGCGATGGCGTCCGAGAACAGGAGGACGGTGTCGTCTGAGAGCGGCGGGAACAGCGGGACGACGCCGGAGAAGGCGGCGGCGACGAGCGCGTAGCCGACGACCGAGAGGACGACCGTGACGCGGCGCGGGTTCGCTCGCGCGTACTCGGAGACGGAGGTCATGGGCGGACGTTCGACCCCATCCGCAAACCCGCTTTCGCTTCTCGCGGGAACAACCGGAGTTTGGGTAGCGCAAGCAGGACTGTAATAGAAGTCCGTTAAAGTGAAACACGCATGTGGCAAAATCCCAGGCATGAGCCACGAATCCCAGCGGAACATCCGGTGTCTGGTGGCCAAAGTCGGACTCGACGGCCACGACCGGGGCGCCCACGTCATCACACGGGCGTTCCGGGACGCCGGCTTCGAGGTTATCTACTCCGGGCTCCACAAGGCCCCCGAGGAAATCGTGCAGGCGACGGTGCAGGAGGACGTCGACGTGCTCGGCATCTCCATTCTCTCCGGCGCGCACAACACGCTCGTCCCGAAAATCGTCGAGGGCCTGCAAGAGTACGACGCCTTCGAGGACACGCTCATCATCGTCGGCGGCATCGTCCCCGACGAGGACCGCGAGGGGCTGAAGGAGGCGGGCGTGGACGCCATCTTCGGGCCGGGGACGCCGATGGAGGAGACCATCGAGTTCATCCGGGAGAACGTGACGCGGCGTGACTGAGATGGCCGCCCAGGACGCCCCCGACCTCGTCGAGGAGTTGCTCGCCGGGAAGCACCGGGCGCTCGCGCGCACCATCACGCGTATCGAGAACCGGTCGCCGGGCTACCGCGACCTCGTGTCGGCGCTGTACCCCCACACGGGGAGCGCGGACGTCGTCGGCATCACGGGCAGCCCGGGCTCCGGGAAGTCGACGCTCGTGGACAAGATGGCGAAGGCGTACCGCGACCGCGGGCTCACCGTCGGCGTCATCGCCGTGGACCCCTCCAGCCCGTTCACGGGCGGCGCGGTGCTCGGGGACCGCATCCGGATGGCGTCCACCGCGACGGACATGGACGTGTTCTTCCGGTCGATGTCCGCCCGGGGCAGCCTCGGCGGCCTCTCCACCGCCACGGCTGACGCCGTCAAAGCCCTCGACGCGTTCGGGAAGGACAAGATAATCATCGAGACGGTGGGCGCCGGGCA
Protein-coding sequences here:
- a CDS encoding cobalamin B12-binding domain-containing protein — its product is MSHESQRNIRCLVAKVGLDGHDRGAHVITRAFRDAGFEVIYSGLHKAPEEIVQATVQEDVDVLGISILSGAHNTLVPKIVEGLQEYDAFEDTLIIVGGIVPDEDREGLKEAGVDAIFGPGTPMEETIEFIRENVTRRD